The sequence below is a genomic window from Marmota flaviventris isolate mMarFla1 chromosome 9, mMarFla1.hap1, whole genome shotgun sequence.
ACCGAGGTAAGGCGGGGGGGGGGTCGGCGTGGGGGGGGTCGGGTTggggggtggtggtcggtgtcggtgtcggcatcggtgGGGTGGGTCGGCTGGGGGCGTGGTCGGCGGGGGGGCAGTATCGGCGTCGGAGTGGGGGTGGAAGCCAGgatggcagccagggtggcggcctcggcctcgttcccAGCGGCGTCCGCTTCGTTATTTccccgaggtaaggcagcggcgggggggggggtcggtcggggttggggtttgggttggGGGGGGGTGGTCGGTGTCGGCTTCGGCATAGGTGGGGGGAGGTCGGCGGGGGCGGGGTCGGTGTCGGAGTGTTGGTGGCAGCCAtattggcagccagggtggcggcctcggcctcgttcccgGCTGAGGCCGCTTCGTTATTcccccgaggtaaggcagcggcggggggggggggtcggcggggcggggttcgggttgggggggtggtggtcggtgtcggtgtcggcatcggtgGGGGGGGTCGGCAGGGTGGGTGGGTGTCGGTGTCGGAGTGAGGGTGGCAGCCAtattggcagccagggtggcggcctcggcctcgttcccgGCTGCGGCCGCTTCGTTATTCACCCGCGGTAAGGCAGCCGCGGGGTGGGGGGGCTCGGCGGGGGGGGGATTcgggttgggggggtggtggtcggtgtaggtgtcggcatcggtggggggggtcggcggggtgAGTGGTCGTCGGGGTGGGTGGTCGTCGGCGTCTGTGTCGGAGTGGGGGTGGCAGCCAtattggcagccagggtggcggccttgGCCTCGTTCCCGGCTGCGGCCGCTTCGTTATTCCCCCCCAGGTAAGGCAGCGGCTGTGGGGGTGGGTGTTGGCGGGGGGTTCGGGTTGGGGGGGGTGGTCCgtgtcggtgtcggcatcggtgagggggggtcggcgggggggtGGGCGTCGGCGTCGGAGTGGgcgtggcagccagggtggcggcctcggcctcgttcccAGCCGCGGCCGCTTTGTTATTcccccgaggtaaggcagcggcggggggcGGTTCGGGTTGGGGGTGGTGGTCGGTGTAGGTGTCGGCATTGTtgggggggggtcggcggggggcgggCTTCAGCGTCGGCGCCGGAGTGgtggtggcagccagggtggcgacCTCGGCATCGTTCCCGACCGCAGCCGCTTCCTTATTCCCCCAGGTAAGGCAGCGGCAGGGGGTTCGTGGGGGGGGGGTCGGGTTGGGGGGGTGGTGTTCAGtgtcggcggggggcggggtcggtGGGGTGGGTGGGCGTCGGCGTCGGCATCGGAGTggaggtggcagccagggtggcagccagggtggcggcctcggcctcgttccaGCCGCTGCTGCTTCGTTATTCCCCGTGGTAAGGCAGCGGAGAAGGGGTTGGGGGTCGGCCGGGGGGGTTCGGGTTGGTTgggtggtggtcggtgtcggtgttggcatcggtggggggggtcggcggggggcggggtcagcggggtgggtgggcgtcgGGGTCGGAGTGGgcgtggcagccagggtggcagccagggtggcggcctcaGCCTCGTTCCCGGCCGTAGCCGCTTCCTTATTCCCCCgggtaaggcagcggcggggggggggggtggtctgcggggcggggggtCGGGATGGAGGGGTGGTGTTCGGTGTCGGCATTGGTGGGGGGGTCGGCGGGAggcggggtgggtgggcgtcCGCGTCGGAGttggggtggcagccagggtggcggccttgGCCTCGTTCCTGGCCGCCTGCGCTTCCTTATTCCCCCGAGGTAAGGCGGGGGGGGGTCGGCGTGGGGGGGGTCGGGTTggggggtggtggtcggtgtcggcggggggcggggtcggtGGGGTGGGTGGGCGTCGGCGTCGGCATCGGAGTggaggtggcagccagggtggcagccagggtggcggcctcggcctcgttccaGCCGCTGCCGCTTCGTTATTCCCCGTGGTAAGGCAGCGGAGAAGGGGTTGGGGGTCGGCCGGGGGGGTTCGGGTTGGTTGGGTGGTGGTTggtgtcggtgtcggcatcggtgGGGGGAGGTCGGCGGGGGCGGGGTCGGCGTCGGAgtgggggtggcagccagggtggcggcctcggcctcgttcccgTCTGAGGCCGCTTCGTTATTCCCCCgggtaaggcagcggcggggggggggggggtctgcggggcggggggtCGGGATGGAGGGGTGGTGTTCGGTGTCGGCATTGGTGGGGGGGTCGGCGGGGTGCGGGGTGGGTGGGCGTCCGCGTCGGAGttggggtggcagccagggtggcggccttgGCCTCGTTCCTGGCCGCCTGCGCTTCCTTATTCCCCCGAGGTAAGGcgggggggggtcggcggggggggGGTCGGCGTGGGGGGGGTTcgggttgggggggtggtggtcggtgtcggtgtcggcatcggtgGGGGGGGTCGGCTGGGGGCGTGGTCGGCGGAGGGGCAGTATCGGCGTCGGAGTGGGGGTGGAAGCCAGgatggcagccagggtggcggcctcggcctcgttcccAGCGGCGTCCGCTTCGTTATTTccccgaggtaaggcagcggcgggggggAGGGTCGGTCGGGGTTGCGGTTTGGGTTGGGGGGGGTGgtcggtgtcggcatcggtggggggggtcggcggggtgggtgggcgtcgGCGTCGGTGTCGGAGTGTTGGTGGCAGCCAtattggcagccagggtggcggcctcggcctccCTCGTTCCCGGCCACGGCCGCTTCCTTATTCACCagaggtaaggcagcggcggggggggggtcggcgggggtGGGGTTcgggttgggggggtggtggtcggtgtcggtgtcGGCATAGGTTGGGGGGGGTCGGCCGTGTGGGTGGGCGTCGGTGTCGGTGTCGGAGTGAGGGTGGCAGCCAtattggcagccagggtggcggcctcgtTCCCGGCCACGGCTGCTTCGTTATTCACCCGCGGTAAGGCAGCCGCGGGGTGGGGGGGCTCGGTGGGGGGGGATTcgggttgggggggtggtggtcggtgtcggtgtcggcatcggtggggggggttggcggggggcggggtcggcgggTGGGTGGGCGTCGCGTCGGTGTCGGAGTGGGGGTGGCAGCCAtattggcagccagggtggcggccttgGCCTCGTTCCCGGCTGCGGCCGCTTcgttattcccccccccccaggtaaGGCAGCGGCTGTGGGGGGGGTGTTGGCGGGGGGGGGGTTCGGGTTGGGGGGGTGGTCCgtgtcggtgtcggcatcggtgagggggggtcggcggggggcggggtcggcgggGGGGGGTGGGCGTCGGCGTCGGAGTGGGCGTGGCAGCCAGGGTtgcggcctcggcctcgttccaGCCGCTGCTGCTTCGTTATTCCCCGTGGTAAGGCAGCGGAGAAGGGGTTGGGGGTCGGCCGGGGGGGTTCGGGTTGGTTgggtggtggtcggtgtcggtgttggcatcggtggggggggtcggcggggggcggggtcagcggggtgggtgggcgtcgGGGTCGGAGTGGgcgtggcagccagggtggcggcctcaGCCTCGTTCCCGGCCGCAGCCGCTTCCTTATTCCCCCgggtaaggcagcggcggggggggggggggggggtggtctgcggggcggggggtCGGGATGGAGGGGTGGTGTTCGGTGTCGGCATCGGTGGGGGGGGTCGGCGGGAGGCGGGGTCAgcggggtgggtgggcgtcggggtcggagtgggggtggcagccagggtggcggcctcggcctcgttcctGGCCGCAGCCGCTTCCTTATTCCCCcaggtaaggcagcggcggggggggggtctgcggggcggggggtCGGGATGGAGGGGTGGTGTTCGGTGTGGGCATAGgtggggggggtcggcggggggggtcggcggggggggTCGGGTTGGGGGGGTGGTGTTCAGTGTCGGTGTCCGCATCGGTGGGGGGtgtcggcggggggcggggtcggcggggtgggtgggcgtcgGCGTCGGCATCGGAGTggaggtggcagccagggtggcaggcagggtggcggcctcggcctcgttccaGCCGGTGCCGCTTCCTTATTCCCCGTGATAAGGCAGCGGAGGAGGGGTTGGGGGTCGGCGTGGGGGGGGTcgggttgggggggtggtggtcggtgtcggtgtcggcatcggtgggggcggtcggcggggggcggggtcggcgTCGGAGTGGgcgtggcagccagggtggcgacCTTGGCATCGTTCCCGGCCGCAGCCGCTTCCTTATTCCCCcaggtaaggcagcggcggggggtTCGCGGGGGGGGGGGTCGGGTTGGGGGGGTGGTGTTCAGTGTCGGTGTCCGCATCCgtggggggggtcggcggggggcggggtcggtGTGGTGGGTGGGCGTCGGCGTCGGCATCGGAGTggaggtggcagccagggtggcggcctcggcctcgttccaGCCGCTGCTGCTTCGTTATTCCCCGTGGTAAGGCAGCGGAGAAGGGGTTGGGGGTCGGCCGGGGGGGTTCGGGTTGGTTgggtggtggtcggtgtcggtgttggcatcggtggggggggtcggcggggggcggggtcagcggggtgggtgggcgtcggggtcggagtgggggtggcagccagggtggcggcctcaGCCTCGTTCCCGGCCGCAGCCGCTTCCTTATTCCCCCgggtaaggcagcggcgggggggggggggtcgggaTGGAGGGGTGGTGTTCGGTGTCGGCATTGGTGGGGGGGTCGGCGGGGTGCGGGGTGGGTGGGCGTCCGCGTCGGAGttggggtggcagccagggtggcggccttgGCCTCGTTCCCGGCTGCGGCCGCTTcgttattcccccccccccccccaggtaaTGCAGCGGCTGTGGGGGGGGTGTTGGCGGGGGGGGTTCGGGTTGGGGGGGTGGTCCgtgtcggtgtcggcatcggtgAGGGGGGGTCGGCGAGGGGCGGGGTCGGCGGGGGGGGGTGGGCGTCGGCGTCGGAGTGGGCGTGGCAGCCAGGGTtgcggcctcggcctcgttccaGCCGCTGCTGCTTCGTTATTCCCCGTGGTAAGGCAGCGGAGAAGGGGTTGGGGGTCGGCCGGGGGGGTTCGGGTTGGTTGGGTGGTGGTCGTTGTCGGTGTTGGCATCGgtggggggggtcggcggggggcggggtcagcggggtgggtgggcgtcgGGGTCGGAGTGGgcgtggcagccagggtggcagccagggtggcggcctcaGCCTCGTTCCCGGCCGCAGCCGCTTCCTTATTCCCCCgggtaaggcagcggcggggggggggggggtggtctgcggggcggggggtCGGGATGGAGGGGTGGTGTTCGGTGTCGGCATCGGTGGGGGGGGTCGGCGGGAGGCGGGGTCAgcggggtgggtgggcgtcgGCATCGGTGTCGGAGTGTTGGTGGCAGCCAtattggcagccagggtggcggcctcggcctccCTCGTTCCCGGCCACGGCCGCTTCCTTATTCACCagaggtaaggcagcggcgggggggggggggtcggcgggggtGGGGTTCGGGTTGTGGGGTGGTGGTTGGTGTTGGTGTCGGCATCGGTGGGGGGAGGTCGGCGGGGGCGGGGTCGGCGTCGGAGTGGgcgtggcagccagggtggcggcctcggcctcgttcccgGCTGAGGCCGCTTCGTTATTcccccgaggtaaggcagcggcggggggaggggggtcgGCGGGGCGGGGTTCggtttgggggggtggtggtcggtgtcggtgtcggcatcggtTGGGGGGGGTCGGTGTCGGTGTCGGAGTGAGGGTGGCAGCCAtattggcagccagggtggcggcctcggcctcgttcccgGCCACGGCTGCTTCGTTATTCACCCGCGGTAAGGCAGCCGCGGGGTGGGGGGGCTCGGCGGGGGGGGGGATTcgggttgggggggtggtggtcggtgtcggtgtcggcatcggtgggggggggttggcggggggcggggtcggcgggGTGGGTGGGCTTCGGCTTCGGCGTCAGAGTGGGGGTGGcggccagggtggcggcctcggcctcaTTCCTGTCCGAGGCCGCTTCTTTATTcccccgaggtaaggcagcggcgaGGGTAGGGGGGTCGGCGGGGCGGGGTTCGtgttggggggggtggtggtcggtgtcggtgtcggcatcggtTGGGGGGGtgtcggcggggggcggggtgggtGGGAGTCGGCGTCGGTGTCGGAGTGAGGGTGGCAGCCAtattggcagccagggtggcggcctcggcctcgttcccTGCCGCGGCCGCTTCGTTATTCCTCCTTCTTTTCGttaattttggatatatatgTCCCCCGTGATGTAAAGATTGAGCAAGGAACCTTCGTGATGTGGGGAGCTTTGCCGAAAGTGCAGGTTGGATTCTGCTTTTCCTATGATGGCGGCTGGATGAATCTTCACTGCTGGCCGTGGAAAAGGCTAGAGCAGCTTGTTAGTTgagttttaaatttctcattgttgtttttaaaggttTTACATGCATAGAAGAGGAATGTTCACCTTAAATAAGCATATGAGCGATTAACAGGGTATGTTTTCCTTTGGGAAAGGGAATTTGGTAGCTCTGACCCATGTCAGTCTGTGAATATTTAGACGTGTAgtgactttttaacattttttcataaatgttatttatgaaacatttcataaatgttatttatgaaaCTGTTATTTACAGTTATGTTGTTAATACTCCTTGCCTTCAGTTCCCCGGCAAATCTTTTTCATGCCTTCTGAGAAAGTAGACAATTGATAGATTATCCAAGGAATGGAGAAAATTGTGAGTGGGTGATTTCGGACAATCCCTGAGAGCTGGCATTGTAAGATTCATCCTATCCCCAGTAATGTATTCATACAATAAATGTGAACACTTTTGAAGACTTTTTATAGAGATACAATTTGGGAATGATATTAAGATAAGGAAAAGCTGTTGATTGATTTCTTAGATTAAcatttcttccctcttctcttttctctttaaaaaagttttccaaGTGATAACTTCATCAAATGGCCAGTGGTAAGCAAATGTCCGATGATGACAGCCCCAGCACCAGCAGTGGCAGTTCAAATTCGGACCAGGAAGACCCTGCTGCTCCAGAGCCTGAAGATCATGAAGAAAGAACCTTCTGCCACCCAGCAGAAGAAGAGCACCAAACTCTCTAGCAAAACCACTGCTAAGTTATCCACTAGTGCTAAAAGGTAACATTGTCAGGTTGTCTTCCAAGCAAttggatgcttttatttttacatcaagAACAATACTCCAGAAATACTTCATGACCAATTTTATTTGTACTTGAATGAATTGTCATCCTTTAGGGGGACATGAAAACGTCCTCACTAAAATTATGCTTCTAAGCAAACCTATTCTGTACCTAGAGACTGAATTCTCTTCCTGACAGTTTAAGGAGTTGGCCAGGAAAATTTGTGAAACTGAATTAGATGGTACATTGGGGATGTTTCCTTTTGTGAGTTATACTCTTGAGTGAAATTAGCACATGTCCACGTGGGTGTCAGTCCAGGCATCTGTGGTGGCAGCTTCATAAAAGGAAATGTGTCACTTTTCATGAAAGGAAATGAtcaaaaaagtttatatttgctAAAAAATGTTGAATGTCAGGCCTTGGCTTTTTTTGAAAGCAGATTTTAAATTTGCTTAGTTTTACAAACAAGTCTTTAAATCCTTCATAAtaggtataatttttttgtagttatagttaTCCCTCCTTGTTCTTGTGagaacaaataaaactgaaaagtagCCATTAACAATCTCAGGAGTCACTTTGCTGTTAAAACTTTGCACATCTTTAAAACTCGTGGATGTTCTTGACATAGTAGTGAAAACAACAGcaggaaaaaacattttgttgGTTGTAAGTGAAAGATTATTTGTTTCCTgctgacttttattttctatgatgGCAAAAAAATCCATCAATGGGACTCCATTAGTGATAGTGGTTGTATTGAGTAGAACTCTTGTACccccatcttaaaaataataataattactgatGTCAAAACACATCTCAATCATTATGATAGTCACTAACTCTTCATTGTTTTCCTTGAAACTCTAATATACATTTAGTGAATGTCAATTTAGGACTAATTGTGCTGTTTTATAGAGGAGAAAGCTGATTATAATGGTAAATGAAATCAGCTAGCATGAACTGATTTGTGTTTATTTAATTACAATTATCATGCTGATGACTCTACATATTAAGTCTCCACCTATAGTCCCCTAggtgctaattttaaaaacatgagttttcattaaaaataagaaaagaaacccCTCCATATGCATTTCAATAATTCAAATTGTATCATAATTTGACTATTAACACAAAGGAAAATTAATGCAACTAATTCAGATTTAAATTTAAGATTACACAGTGCAAAAGAGGAAATAGTCTTGGAAAGGGAAGTAGAAAAATGTAAGATCCCTCTTAGaggtcagaaaaaataaattcaaaaatgtgatttttttaaaaggtagtgTTAACTTGAAgtggaaaacaaaaagcaaaaaaccttTGAAGCAAAGTCAGTTGTGTTTACAagggcctttgggtttttttgatgttttagtgcttctggtttttaaaatgttgatttgtGGAGGATGGGCacaggggattgaatctaggtgcttaaccactgatccacatcaccagcccttttttacattttttttttattttgagatagggaatCCATAAattacttaaggccttgctaaattgctgagggtgactttgaactcaagatcctcctgcctcagcctccagagccactgggattacagtgtgcatcATGAAACCGGGCcttaaatgttgattttataatcCTTTCTTTTTAGCTGAtaagagaaattacaaaatacagAATACTTGCAAACTACAAAATATAGGATACTTACAACTAAAGATGCTTTGTTAAATGATCAGAGTTTAACTAAAGTTTCAAGCAGTGACTCTCAAACTGGGAGAGTGATTCTAGTCTTATCAAGAGAAGTTTAGAAATGCCTGGgggcattttgttgttgtttcaccGTGACTGAGGAAACTACTAACATTTTTTGGCCAGGCCCATGGATAGTATATAACCTTCAGCTAGTAGGAACAGTCCAAACCAAAGTACCAATAGAGTTCTATCAAGAAACCCTGGTGCAAAGAAGCAATCTACCAAGGTCTCTTACTTAACTGCAAGGAAAACACAGTTGCAGTTAAGTAAGAGAACAGAGCAGATGCCTGGTgcagtgctgcatgcctgtaatcccagtggctctggagactgaggcaggaggatcatgagttcaaagccagcctcagcaaaagtaaggccctaaacaattcagtgagaccctatctctaaataaaatacaatgtagggctggagatgtggctcagtggtctagagCCCTTGAGTTTAATTCCTGTTACCAAAGAAAAATAGACCACCCAGGTGACTTGTTTGTACCAGTAGGTCTACCTAAAACGAAAAGGGATTTTATGTGATCAAATTGTTTTATTAtccatttaaatataattctttatttctttatgtttgtcaagaagtaaatatatttaagataacaatgaaaaataataaaagaatgacaAGTATAGGAACCTAATGATGACTTACACTTTTTGATTACAGACTTGAGATTCATCTGAAATGACAATGCAATCCCTAGCTATTGCAACAGAAATCTTAACctctcagtgaaaaaaaaaaaaaaaagagggatgtTGAGATACCTTCAATCATCTTTTCTCACTTCTGCGTAAGTACCAAGAGAGGTTggcccaaaatattttaaaacctaacACATACTTTTAaacttgactttttttaaaataagtgcaaGTATATGGTATGGCCTAGTGTTAATTTACAATCCCTACTTTCTTATGCTGTGACTGTCTTTAAATGTGCCCAGTTTGAACTGAGATGTGCCATAAGTCAGATGTCAAAGACTTATTGTGAAGAATGTAAAAtaacagttatatttttattttgattacaagttaaaagaatgacattttgaatatattgaaTTATGTAAAATGCATTATTAAATGAAGCTcgtctgtctttttaaaatatgacttctagaaaatttaatttacatgtagagttaatattatatttctattggtgGTTCTAAGGGATCAgtgagaaataagagaaagatcATGTTCAGATTCTCTATTTCATCATTTGGGTTTGATGTCATTCACTGGTCCTCTTATGTATTCCAAACCATTTCAAATTTCATGTGCATTTGGGTAAGGCTGAGCTTTCATACTAATCGCAGAGAACTTACTTTCCCATGTATGTGTTTGTTCAGTGTCCCCCACTGAGTATAGTCTTCATAATAGTGATTATGGTcctgtttctaattttattttatttttttaaagagagagagagagatagaggagagagaaagagagagagaaattttaatatttattgtttagttttttaggccgacacaacatctttgtttgtatgtgatgttgaggatcgaacccgggccacacgcatgccaggcgagcacactaccacttgagccacatccccagtccctgtttCTAATTTTATACTGCATGCATCAATTAAAATGCTGAAGATTCAGGAGGGCTTGCTTTGCTTCAATGTATGCTCTGGTAGACTATATGTTATCCCGAAGAACATATTTTCTCCTCCACTCTCCCTGTCTCCTCCAAGAGGTGCTTGTGATCTTCCAAGCACACTTTGGGAGGATGTTATCAGCCTTACTTTGTTTCAGTGAGAAGAGGACAGTTTCCAGAGTAGGCACTATCTAAAAATGTCTCCTTAGT
It includes:
- the LOC139707010 gene encoding uncharacterized protein, with product MPTPNTTPPSRPPAPQTTPPPPAAALPGGIRKRLRPGTRLRPPPWLPPWLPRPLRPRRPPTPLTPPPADPPHRCQHRQRPPPNQPEPPRPTPNPFSAALPRGITKQQRLERGRGRNPGCHAHSDADAHPPPPTPPLADPPSPMPTPTRTTPPTRTPPANTPPTAAALPGGGGGNNEAAAAGNEAKAATLAATPTPTRTPTHPAPRRPPHQCRHRTPPLHPDPPPPAAALPGGIRKRLRPGTRLRPPPWLPPPLRPRRPPTPLTPPPADPPHRCQHRHRPPPNQPEPPRPTPNPFSAALPRGITKQQRLERGRGRHPGCHLHSDADADAHPPHRPRPPPTPPTDADTDTEHHPPNPTPPPANPPPLPYLGE
- the LOC139707008 gene encoding uncharacterized protein, producing MPTPTPTTTQPTRTPPADPQPLLRCLTTGNNEAAAAGTRPRPPPWLPPWLPPPLRCRRRRPPTPPTPPPADTEHHPPNPTPPPRTPCRCLTWGNKEAAAVGNDAEVATLAATTTPAPTLKPAPRRPPPNNADTYTDHHPQPEPPPAAALPRGNNKAAAAGNEAEAATLAATPTPTPTPTPPPTPPHRCRHRHGPPPPTRTPRQHPPPQPLPYLGGNNEAAAAGNEAKAATLAANMAATPTPTQTPTTTHPDDHSPRRPPPPMPTPTPTTTPPTRIPPPPSPPTPRLPYRG
- the LOC139707009 gene encoding uncharacterized protein translates to MPTPNTTPPSRPPAPQTTPPPPPRRCLTRGNKEAAAAGNEAEAATLAATPTPTPTPTHPADPAPRRPPPPMPTPTPTTTQPTRTPPADPQPLLRCLTTGNNEAAAAGTRPRPQPWLPRPLRRRRPPPPADPAPRRPPLTDADTDTDHPPNPNPPPANTPPTAAALPGGGGITKRPQPGTRPRPPPWLPIWLPPPLRHRRDAHPPADPAPRQPPPPMPTPTPTTTPPTRIPPHRAPPPRGCLTAGSGRGRERGRPRPPPWLPIWLPPTLRHRRRRPPTPPTPPTDADTDHPPQPKPQPRPTLPPAAALPRGNNEADAAGNEAEAATLAAILASTPTPTPILPLRRPRPQPTPPTDADTDTDHHPPNPNPPHADPPPADPPPPYLGGIRKRRRPGTRPRPPPWLPPQLRRGRPPTPHPADPPTNADTEHHPSIPTPRPADPPPPRRCLTRGNNEAASDGNEAEAATLAATPTPTPTPPPPTSPHRCRHRHQPPPNQPEPPRPTPNPFSAALPRGITKRQRLERGRGRHPGCHPGCHLHSDADADAHPPHRPRPPPTPTTTPQPDPPHADPPPPYLGGIRKRRRPGTRPRPPPWLPPQLRRGRPPTPPPADPPTNADTEHHPSIPTPRPADHPPPPPLPYPGE